A single Elaeis guineensis isolate ETL-2024a chromosome 15, EG11, whole genome shotgun sequence DNA region contains:
- the LOC105058243 gene encoding ethylene-responsive transcription factor ERF109, with amino-acid sequence MVLKRVLSFHSQVPSKTHRQKKEGDFEMSPPLPFFSRLTREQESAIVVSALVHVISGGTTPPPELPLPDTCRLCSIDGCLGCDFFISAEEEATTTTMQGEAVKVDSSWPRKRKKKNMYRGVRQRPWGKWAAEIRDPRRAVRKWLGTFDTAEEAARAYDLAAIEFRGARAKLNFPLPEQLPADEARDCPQTTAPSPFDQQHERGVQQGGARDQGQEMGELWDGLQDLMALDAGELWTDIGAVLPDRPHYS; translated from the coding sequence ATGGTCCTTAAGCGAGTCCTCAGTTTCCATTCCCAAGTTCCCAGCAAAACCCACCGCcagaagaaagaaggagacttCGAGATGTCgccgcccctccccttcttctcccgGCTCACCCGAGAGCAGGAGTCCGCCATCGTCGTCTCCGCCCTCGTCCACGTCATCTCCGGCGGCACCACTCCCCCACCTGAACTGCCGCTTCCCGACACATGCCGGCTCTGCAGCATCGACGGCTGCCTGGGCTGCGACTTCTTCATCTCGGCGGAAGAGGAGGCGACGACGACGACGATGCAAGGGGAAGCAGTGAAGGTTGACAGCAGCTggccaaggaagaggaagaagaagaacatgtACAGGGGAGTGAGGCAGCGGCCGTGGGGGAAATGGGCGGCGGAGATCCGGGATCCACGGCGGGCGGTGCGCAAGTGGCTCGGGACATTCGACACGGCCGAGGAGGCAGCGCGGGCCTACGACCTCGCTGCGATCGAGTTCCGAGGGGCCCGGGCGAAGCTCAATTTCCCGCTCCCAGAGCAATTGCCGGCCGACGAAGCTCGTGATTGTCCCCAGACCACGGCTCCTTCGCCCTTCGATCAGCAGCACGAGCGCGGAGTGCAGCAAGGGGGAGCACGAGATCAGGGGCAGGAGATGGGGGAGTTGTGGGATGGGTTACAGGATTTGATGGCGCTGGACGCCGGCGAACTCTGGACTGATATCGGAGCCGTCCTTCCTGATCGTCCACATTACTCCTAG
- the LOC105058244 gene encoding photosystem I chlorophyll a/b-binding protein 5, chloroplastic — translation MGFTPAVAASRAGVAAPAFTISAWSLPSTPTLAGRKSSSPFLHFSSPPPPANRLLARAQRATWLPGLDPPLHLDGTLAGDFGFDPLGLGEDQESLKWYVQAELIHCRFAMAGVAGILVTDLLRVTGISKLPVWFEAGAAKYEFASTGALFVVQLLLMGFVETKRYMDFINPGSQAKEGTFLGLEAALEGLRPGYPGGPLFNPLGLAKDIDSADELKLKEIKNGRLAMIAMLGFFVQAQVTHVGPIDNLLTHLSDPFNKTIIQTLSSSAS, via the exons ATGGGCTTCACTCCCGCAGTGGCAGCATCTCGCGCCGGAGTGGCGGCGCCGGCCTTCACCATCTCCGCCTGGAGCCTCCCCTCCACCCCCACGCTCGCCGGGAGGAAGAGTAGCAGCCCGTTCCTCCACTTCTCCTCCCCACCACCACCGGCAAATCGGCTCCTGGCTCGAGCCCAGCGCGCCACCTGGCTTCCCGGCCTCGATCCACCTCTTCACCTCGATGGCAC GCTTGCTggagattttggatttgatccacTGGGGCTTGGCGAGGATCAGGAGAGCCTCAAATGGTATGTCCAGGCAGAGCTCATCCACTGCCGCTTCGCGATGGCTGGCGTTGCCGGCATCTTGGTGACAGAT TTACTTCGTGTAACAGGAATCAGCAAACTACCGGTATGGTTCGAAGCAGGTGCTGCCAAATATGAATTTGCTAGCACAGGGGCGCTCTTCGTAGTTCAACTCCTCTTGATGGG ATTCGTAGAGACCAAGCGGTATATGGACTTCATCAATCCTGGATCACAAGCCAAAGAAGGCACCTTCTTAGGGCTGGAAGCTGCACTAGAAGGTCTAAGACCTGG CTACCCAGGTGGACCGCTGTTCAATCCTCTAGGCCTGGCCAAAGACATTGACAGTGCTGATGAGCTAAAGCTAAAAGAAATTAAGAATG GTAGGCTGGCCATGATTGCCATGCTTGGCTTCTTTGTGCAAGCACAAGTAACTCATGTGGGTCCGATCGACAACCTTTTAACACACCTTTCAGATCCATTTAACAAAACTATCATTCAGACCCTCTCCAGCTCTGCTTCTTGA